The window tcttctctgaaatggaccacctcctcaaagggattttttagagccttcgaagtctttaacttcctagactggactctgggttcgttgggaaagaaaattgaaaacttgaagtctaccaaaacggaagaactcgttcaccttatgtcatgcattgacaaagcgcttcgagacgggtcgaacgagctagcagcccttttctcagctggaatcttgaagaaaagggcccaattttgttcttttctttcgagTGGAGTAACGCTCACTCAGAGAGCGGAAACTGCTTTTCGCTCCCCTTTCGACTCATCTTTTTCCGCATAGTTTGGTAAAAGAAGTATCCTCAGCTCTGACTCAAAAAAGCGACACAAGATCTGATGACTAAAGCAGCAAGGAGAGTTGTTCCGTCAAGTTTTGCAGGACAGAAACTTAAAGAAACCACTCCTCTACCACGTAgttctcggccctttcgaggtagatccctcaggagagggaatgcaagacctattacaaaaaactccaagaaaggaggcttcagaggaggaagtaataaagtctgacaaagttcttcttcagacagtggtaggagccagactcaaaAATTTCTGGGCAACatgggagaaaaagggagcagatccttggtctatcagcttctcaaagaaggatcaagatccctttctggaaaaaaccccccttagcagaagaccgatcgatctgtcagccaagtacagagAGGAGTCCAAGACTCTAGCGATACAACAAGAGGTTTCTATGCTAATTCAGAAGGAAGCAATAGAAAGAGTTCAGAACCTGGAGtcctccggggttttacaatcgattATTCCTGGTCCCCAAGAACGGCGGGCGGATGGAGACCGATTTTGGGACGTGAGTTCCCTGAATTTtttcgtgaagaaaacaaaattcactatggagacaacgaaatcagttcttgctgcagtcagacgagacgactggatggtttcgttggatctccaggatgcttatttattttcacgtcccgatccaccccaaactccagaaagtacctaagatttgtttacaagacagaaaCATTTCAATTCCGAGCTCTTGTTTCGGGCTAAATACCGcacctcaaattttcacaaaacttatgagcaacgtagcagcaatgctacacaagaaacgcatcagagcctcattgtatctggacgattggctcctcagagcccattcctacgccaactgtctggagaatcttcagaaaacaattcgattatcagaagacctaggccttctgataaaccaccagaaatcccaactgatcccatcccaggaaatcttgtacttggggatgaggattcagagtcaggtttttcgggctttccgtccacattgagaacggaacaagctttagagaaaataagaacttcctaaagaaacagaagtgctctgcgagggaatggatgagtctgctggggaccttttcctcgctagaacagtttgtctccttgggaagactgaacCTACGCCCTCTGCAGTTTCATCTAAATCAGCATTGGGACAAGAAGAAGACACTAGAGTCAATGTGTATTCCTGTTTTCGAACGACATGAAACACTATCTACAGTGGTGGAACGATCCCGTCAAGCTCCAGGAAGGCCTCTCCCtagagcagaggaacccagacctagtgttgttttccgacgcctcggactcgggctggggagcaacactggggaagttagaagtctcgggcttctggaacaaggagcaagtaaagttccacatcaatctgaaagaattgactgcagttttcctagctctcaaggaattagagagcgtagtccggaacaaagtggtacaggtcaactccgacaacacaacggcgttggcctacatcagcaaacaaggcggactcactcagtctctctatacagagcagcaagagaactgctcctctggacaaaaggaaaaaacgtGATTCTGGTAACACGCTTCATTCAGGGAGAAAGAATGTGAGAGCACAACTCCTGAGCAGAAAACATCAAGTCTTGACAACAGATGGACTCTCCATAACAGGAAGTTTGCAAGAGTCTATGGCGAATCTGGGGTGCTGGGGGCGCCCTTAGcatagatctctttgcaacagcgcagacaagacggatggagacttactgttctccagtcccagaccccgaagcaatccacatagatgcgttccttctgaattggacacatctagacgtgtacgcctttcccccattcaaagtggtacacagagtgttacaaaagtttgtggctcacgaaggaaccaggatgactctagtggcacccttctggccgacaagagaaatggttcacagaggtactggaatggatggtggacaccccaagaagccttccgttaagagtagatctactcaaacagccccacttggaaaggtatcaccaaaacctccaagctcttcagctaactgccttcagactatcgaaaaactcacaagagctagaggattttcgagggaggcagcgaagtgcaattgcaagagcaaggaggtcttcaaccattaaggtataccaatcgaagtgggagacttttagaggatggtgcaggaacaactctatttcctcttccagtacctctgtgactcagatagcagattttctgctatacctcaagaagagacgtactttctgcttctactatcaagggtttataggagcatgctagcagctgtcttcaggcatagaaaaccttaatctatctgataataaggatctacaagatcttcttagatccttcgagacaactaaggaaagaatacaatcctcaacatcttggaatttggatgtagtcctcaagtttctcatgagtgacaggttcgaacccttacaggaaacatcccttaaggacctcaccatgaaaactctcttcctgattagcctagcaacagcaaagagggtcagcgaaatccatgccttcagcaaaactgtaggtttcagacagggcaaagccatctgctcgctacagttgggattcctagccaaaaacgaacgcccctctcaaccctggcccaagtcattcgaaattccgaacctctcggatctcacgggtgaggaagtagagagagttctttgtccggtaaggtctctgaggcattacttggagagaacgagacaaatacgtggcacttcagaagggctttggtgttcggtcaagaaaccctctctgcaaatgtcgaagaatgcgctatccttttttataaggcaattaattagggaagcgcattcagcatgtactgaagcagatatgaagctacttaaagttaagactcacgaggttagagctgtagcaactcggtagcatttaaacaaaatagatctcttcagaatatcctggacgcaacatttctggaggagcaagtcagtttttgcgtcgcactatcttacgcaagtgcaaactttgtatgaagactgctacacacgggtccgtttgtagcagctctttcagtagtgggaaaagggtctaccccttaaaacccataatccaatactctttttcttctcttggaacttttgaaaagttatggttgtttgtggagactggatgcagtcttccacaatcattgatctttagtcaggtgatcaacttgttccttagtagtgcccggaacaagagtattgtagggagtctagtcacatagaggtttgaccggttgacagtctccaagaggtctcAGCCCCCTGGTGGATCGCTGgacctcataaggaaagcagacacaatgagacaggatatcattaaagtcagcttccttaacaggtacgaacccgtaagttttgtttttattaacacttatgtcaattccaacgatgatagctgtttctgaccctccaccaaaggtgttaatcagctatatatataactaccaggtgagttagatgtttgaaaatgttattttcatgataaaataaactttttgaacatactcacctggtagttataataattaaattcccaccctcctcccctctagaaactatgggcatggaagatctgaggaatagttggtatggtgctacgtacctggtagagggcgcacaggtggtgcacctgactacccaatcggcgattgccgcgagttttgaaattctgccgtgacgtcagggacgtaagctatatatataactaccaggtgagtatgttcaaaaatttattttatcatgaaaataacattttcctctgccccatatattttcaggcattctattagccatgtgtgtggtatcatgtcaaaggctttcttatagtctatccatgccatgcttaggttggttttccttctcttactgttcttcattaccattttgtctatcaggagctggtcttttgtgcccctacacttccttctgcagcctttctgttggtgggggatggtgtttgtctcctctaggtagttgtatagcctttcactgatgatacctgttagtaacttccacattattggtaggcaggtgataggcctgtagttactggctatatttcccttactcttgtctttttgtactaaggatgttcttcctgtggtcatccatttgggtgcatggtgatttgagatacaatgctggagttgttctgctattcgtgggtgtagggccttgaagtttttgagccagtttattattattatttattattattattattattattattattattattattattattattattattattattattattattgtttttattattatgatatatttgtGAAATCTCTCAGCCAGTTGCATCTAAATTTCACTTGTTTTAGCTCCAAATCTTTTGATAAACATAAAAAGCACTTTAACACAGTCAATAGGtatagaattttttatattttccataagATGTATAAAAGTAACTGCCACTTAAGGAATTTTATATCTATAAGATCTATAAAACTGCCACTTAAGGGATTTTATAGGTGTTCTGTAAACTACTGTACTTCATATACAGAAACAAGCAGCAGCCAATTTACAGatattgtagttttatatataaacatttttgtgAATCCTGTTATTATTTGAATCATTCTTCCAGGTCTATGTTCTTCGATGAGGATGGCGACGTTGCGCACGAATTCTACGAAGAGGTGCCGCCACTCCGGCGTGGCGTTAAAGCCACTATGAAGAGAATACTGACAAACTTAACTCCGCAGGTCAATTTCCTTTTATTGAAAGTGTTCTTGGATTTAGCTCTTTTTGGAATAGATATCTGCCCCTTTTATGAACTGCAATGCTAACTTCTAAACTTATAAGATGCTTGGCCGtttcataaataatgaaaacCCTAATCCAGTAATGTACAAAGGTCTAGCCTACACTAGGAACATTCAAGTTCTTGCACAGCTAAATGTAACTCCTTGTGATATCTAGCCTAAGCTAAATGTCTGAATAAGTATCCTAGCAAGAAATCCTTGTAATAATTTTGCTGATGAGTAAATGAACAAGAAATCAGTGTAGTAACGTAGAAGATGagaaaattattatgataaattaGGGGCTACTTAGATGACTGTTGATAAATGCAGAGGCTTTTGTCTGGTGAGTACATTTTGTTTCAACCAGTTTTTACAATAAAATCACaagataaattttgttttaacctGTTTTTATAGTGAAATCAAAGAATAAGTTTTGTTTTAACCAGTTTAAACAATGAAATCAGGGAATTAACTttgtttttaacctgtttttacattgaaattaaggaataaattttgttttctaacTAGTTTTTAGTAGGACATGTAAGCAGTATTGTACAGTACAAACTTTTTTCTCCACGTTCATTTTTTTACGCCTTTTTGAGGAGGAAGGTTTGCTCTCTAACCAGTTTTTAGTAGAACAAGTAAGCAATGTTGTCAGCCTTTATTCTCCACATTCATTTCTTCTTGCTTTTCCAGGGAGAGGTGCGGCTGCCATTTCCCTGCCTGAATGTagactttccaatcgtcctctacCAGGACAGCTGAGACACGTTGGGCTGATGTTTCGACTCCCGGAGCAATCCGGCGGAAATCCCTTTGCATAAGAGACATTGATTACGTCTGGAATAATCACTTCCACGTTTCGATGAATGCGTATGCGAACCGTTTCCCCAAAGTCCCATTGTGTTGTGAAAGAGACAGGACTTTTTTGTAGACACAAGGATATTAATTCTTCATAATGAAGCCTGAAAAAGTGACGGACGTGCGTAAAGAGAATCTCCGAGAGACCAAtctctttcccccctcccccaggtGTCCACGTTTAGGTGTTGCCCGTACTTTTCCCTcattcctcccccaccccctccccctcccccactccccgaTGGGAGAGATCCATCG is drawn from Macrobrachium nipponense isolate FS-2020 chromosome 47, ASM1510439v2, whole genome shotgun sequence and contains these coding sequences:
- the LOC135204886 gene encoding tumor suppressor candidate 2-like, whose amino-acid sequence is MGGSSSRLKRWMGAEEEESDGCQKVVKKLATPFVYTRRGSMFFDEDGDVAHEFYEEVPPLRRGVKATMKRILTNLTPQGEVRLPFPCLNVDFPIVLYQDS